tctctctctccccctctctctctctctctcccccctctctctccccctctctctctcccctctctctctctctccccctctctctctctctccccccctctctctctctctctctctcttccccctctctctctctctctctctctctctctctctctctctctccctctctctctctctctctctctctctctctctttctctctctcttatttcttATTTGGATACCCAGGTGGTTTTACTCTTTTGATCGAACGATAAGAGTGCTCGATAAGCTTTCTTGGAAACAAGATTACAATTATCAAGTTGCTGAAGAAGTCTGAACCAATATCTTATCATTGACATCATATAAAAGGGCCCACAAACACCTTCGTCTTGATTCCCATTCTACTGAAATACATACAATTAACAATTGTCTGTtgtagagaaaaaaagaaagcatAAAAAACATTATAGAtatagaaagatagaaagatagacagacaggtagatagatagatagatagatagaatgAAAGACATAagcatatacacacgcacgcacactgacgcacacacacacacacacacacgcgcgcgcgcgcacccgTCTGATAAAGACGGAGGGGAAGCAATGGGATGATGCGCTGAGCTCTCCTCATCTCAGCCTCCACCCCCTATTTCTTGGGGAGATAGGAGGGTAGGGGGAAGAGGGTAGCATAGGAGGTAGGGATAAGGGGGAGGAGTGACTGACTAtttgggtttaacgtcctcttagaccaactggtctatattgggacaggtattggtaatacgctgaagatatggtgtgatactttgattcgaacaagcccgctgtggctgtcttcttcgacacaccagcattgggtttgtctcgtcaaagtatctaaaatacgatcatgataatcagagacgagagatgatgcatgcgtgtcttcgtgttttccaagccctgagactttcgctgtgaacgtgggatctttttcgtgcgcatgtgtgcacacgggggtgttcggacacagaagagagtctgcacaaagttgactccgagaaataaatctctcgccgaacgtggggatcgaacccacgctgatagcgaccaactggctaaaaagccagcgcgctaccgactgagctacgtccccgccccgggGGAGGAGTCAGGGGGTGGGACGGGAGGGAGGGGTGATAGGGGCTAGAGATCGAGGGGGACAATGCGTGTACATATGGCCAGTTGGATTTCTCTGGCCAGACATAATATATGAAACCCTAAAAACACCCTCCAACACTACAGTATTGCCAGGAAAAACGAGAAAACGAATAACGAGAAACGAAATAACGAAAAACGAAATAACGAAAAACgaattacctccctttgttCAGTGGCGCAGATGAATGATCTGGCAGTGAAGGGCTAAATGTTTACTACAGTATTCGCTGCCTCAATGTTAGTATCTGGCATTTGCCATGTGGGTGTCAGAAAAATGgcccttttctttttctgcctCGCGGTTGCTGTTTTTCTATTTAGTactcagccacacacacacacacacacacacacacacacacacgcaggccggcacaaacaaacacacacccacgcacacacacacacacacacacacacacacactcacacacacacacacacattaaaacacacacacacacacatacgcacacacactcacgcgcgcgcacgtacgcacgtacacacacacacacacacacacacacacacacacacacacacacacacacataacatgaCAACCAAAGAAATAATAAAAGctaacagacagataaacaaacaaacaagtttaacaaacaaacaaacacaaatatacacacagacTAACATAAAACACAGTTTCGAttaagcacgcacacacactctctctctctctgccactgcAATATGATATTCACGTCTGATTTGGTACTCTCTCCAGACAACGGACAAATGGACTTTGTAGATTTCCTGACTCTGATGGCTCGTATCACTGGCAGCATCGATAGTCAGGAGGAAGCTGACGTCATGCTGGAGGCGCTGACCTTGTTTGACAAAGACAACAGCGGCGTCATCAGCACGGGCGTGTTACGTCACGTGCTGACGTCAATGGGCGAACAGCTGACGTCAGCAGAGGTGGAGGAGTTGGTAAAGGAGGCGGACAAGGAAGGGACGGGAAAGATAGACTATAAAGGTGACTTTGTGGACTTTTTATGCTCTgcgcttctctgtctgtctatcttcttcttctgcttctcctcATATAGATGGAAACTCCAGTCTTTGCGATGAAGGTGACAGCGCGACGCATGTCCCTCAGGCTGAAGTGCGcgacaaagttaccacccaaacccgcagtgttggattggttgaaactgagatgtggtgtgatttcaacgaatcagaacgcccgcggtttgttctctcccgtttgggagaaagtgtgtcagtgtttgtatgtatgtgtgtcagtgtgtgtgtgtgtgtgtgtgccaaccCACTTTTGGTTCGGTAGAGTTTTCGGGCCACGGGGTAGGTATAGTAGGCTAGAAGTTTGGCTATAGTTCCTCTTTCTGAGCGCCTCGTAGAGCGAGCAGGACTGTAGTAGATGTGCTGTTGTCTGGCTGCCAGTCTCGCAGGGGCTCTGCTCGGTGTGGCCGATGCGGAGTTTAGTGTACAGCTGATATTTCAGGCGGTTGTGTCCTGTCCTGAGCCTGAATATCGAgatctgttcgtctgtctgtctggctactTGTCCGTTCGTCCGTCTGTCGGCCTTTTTCTGTCTATCTTTTTGTGTTCAGGTTATCGTTCTTGATAGTTTTTCCCCCATTTCATTTCTATAATTGGTGTGGTTTGTTAAGCCCGATATTATAGGTACAACATATAAGTAAACTTTCTGTCAAATTTTACTTCGCATTatgatatttatgacatttgtCTAATTGTTTCTCGACGAGGTGACAAGTGTANNNNNNNNNNNNNNNNNNNNNNNNNNNNNNNNNNNNNNNNNNNNNNNNNNNNNNNNNNNNNNNNNNNNNNNNNNNNNNNNNNNNNNNNNNNNNNNNNNNNNNNNNNNNNNNNNNNNNNNNNNNNNNNNNNNNNNNNNNNNNNNNNNNNNNNNNNNNNNNNNNNNNNNNNNNNNNNNNNNNNNNNNNNNNNNNNNNNNNNNAAGTGTAAATGTAAAATTTGTTAGATAAGTCAAAAGCCTTCAGTCTATAGCTAGTTACCTCAGCAGGATCTGATTCTCCCTAGCATTATAGCTAACATAGACCTTGAATAACATGTCTGCAGTTGGCATA
This Littorina saxatilis isolate snail1 linkage group LG17, US_GU_Lsax_2.0, whole genome shotgun sequence DNA region includes the following protein-coding sequences:
- the LOC138951882 gene encoding calmodulin-like, giving the protein MTQTFSEEQIAELKQAFSLFDKDADGYLTAEEAGVAMRASGCSLTETHLKELVENAGKDNNGQMDFVDFLTLMARITGSIDSQEEADVMLEALTLFDKDNSGVISTGVLRHVLTSMGEQLTSAEVEELVKEADKEGTGKIDYKEFVKMMTS